In the Telopea speciosissima isolate NSW1024214 ecotype Mountain lineage chromosome 2, Tspe_v1, whole genome shotgun sequence genome, one interval contains:
- the LOC122651313 gene encoding uncharacterized protein At4g15545, which translates to MTQTNRNSNRGSGTDFHIPDEILSVIPADPYDQLDLARKITSMAIASRVSKLESESGRLTQKILEKDRLIGELEEKVLRLEESCRETDERLKVALEENATLSEERDSLAMTSKKLNRDLSKLETFKRQLMQSLSDDNSSQAETVDIGTCDQSVTKSYSCNDDGANKYMPPRVVSSSTETRNLNEDATRHVGHKYSMTPYLTPRLTPSATPKVISSGCSPQVYSAAGSPKKASGSTSPTKTHFEGRGTFSSWYPSSQQSSAANSPPRGRPLPARTPRIDGKEFFRQARSRLSYEQFSAFLANIKELNAQRQSREETLTKAEEIFGTDNKDLYLSFQGLLNRNTHQN; encoded by the exons ATGACACAGACGAACAGAAATAGCAATAGAGGAAGCGGCACTGATTTCCATATACCCGACGAAATCTTATCTGTGATACCAGCGGATCCATATGATCAACTCGATTTGGCGCGGAAGATTACTTCCATGGCGATTGCGTCTCGTGTGTCGAAGCTTGAGTCGGAATCTGGTCGGTTAACGCAGAAGATTTTGGAGAAGGATCGGTTGATTGGCGAGCTTGAAGAGAAGGTTTTAAGGCTCGAAGAGTCGTGTCGGGAGACTGATGAGCGGTTAAAGGTCGCTTTGGAGGAGAAT GCCACGCTATCGGAGGAGAGAGATTCTCTGGCTATGACTTCGAAGAAACTAAACCGGGATTTGTCCAAG CTGGAGACATTCAAGCGGCAACTGATGCAGTCACTCAGTGATGATAATTCATCT CAAGCTGAAACTGTTGATATTGGAACCTGTGACCAGTCAGTTACTAAAAGCTATTCGTGTAATG ATGATGGAGCAAATAAATACATGCCACCACGTGTTGTTAGTAGCTCTACAGAAACGAGGAACCTGAATGAAGATG CCACCAGACATGTTGGGCACAAATACTCAATGACTCCATACCTCACCCCACGCCTTACTCCTTCTGCAACACCAAAAGTGATTTCCTCAGGTTGCTCTCCCCAGGTGTACTCTGCTGCTGGATCTCCAAAGAAGGCATCCGGTAGCACATCACCAACGAAAACTCACTTTGAAGGACGAGGAACATTTTCGTCATGGTATCCATCAAGCCAACAGTCCTCTGCAGCAAACTCTCCTCCCCGTGGACGCCCATTACCAG CACGAACTCCACGAATTGATGGCAAGGAGTTCTTCCGGCAAGCCAG GAGTCGTCTCTCATATGAACAGTTCAGTGCTTTTCTAGCCAACATCAAGGAGCTTAATGCTCAAAGACAATCACGGGAG GAAACCTTAACGAAGGCAGAAGAGATATTTGGAACAGATAACAAAGATCTTTACTTGTCTTTTCAAGGGTTACTAAACCGCAACACACATCAGAACTAA